In the Drosophila virilis strain 15010-1051.87 chromosome 4, Dvir_AGI_RSII-ME, whole genome shotgun sequence genome, atttaaaatctgGACTTTGAAACTAGCGATTTCTTGAGTCAGTTTTCAGTCAGTCAGCACATGCAGTCGCCCCATAAATATTTAGATATTAAGTAGGGCTCATACCACTCCACTCGGTGTGACTGGCGGAATTCTCCGATTGCATGAGCACCGTCACCGACGGATATACGGAAAGCGTTGTGGCATATAGCAGGGCGAGGCAGACGGCCTGCATGTAGATTTTGCCCAACACTTGCTTGAGGATCGGCTCGAGGGGCACGCCCGACTCGTCGTTGCGGCTGTGCGAGGGCAGGGCGCTAATCACTTTGAACTTATCGCCGCCCGCCAGATAATACTTAAAGTACGCCTGGCGCGCCATCACAGAGTAGCAGACGATGCAGAAGAAGATCAGCAGGGCGCCCATGATGAAGAACACAAAGGCGGTGGCTGAGGGGCCCGCATCGAAGGCGAGCACCAAAATGAACGCCAAGGCAGTGAGTATGCCGCCCAGCGCCTGCCCGCTGACCACAGCTGTCATATACTCCGAGGGAAAGAGGCCGGCGACGCCGTACAGGGCGCCCGACATGGTCGCCGAGCTAACTGAAAGGAGAAggcacatgtatatatatatatatatagattgaCAGGCAGGCATCACGGAGTTTCTACCCACTGTTCAGTATGACCACAATGATGAGCGTGATGAGAAAGAACTGCTCCTGCCAGCGATCCGTGTCGACCTCCACGAAGCCCGTGGTGATGCCAAACAGCACGAGTATCGTGCACAGCGTGCCCAGCATTTTGGCACGCAGCGACACATAGTGTCCATAGACGGCGTTCAGCAGCAGGAACGTGGTGCCCGAAATGGTTGCGGTCAGGGCCAGGTCGCAGGTGAAGCTCTTCTGGAGCGGCGTCAGCTCCTCCTCGGGATGTGTGCCGTTCATTGTTGTATTGCGGAATTTGTATTTCCAATACTGCCAAAGAAAAATTGATGCAGTTTAGTGAGTGACCGACCGGTTGATACCCTGTACGTAAACGTTTACCATCATAAAAATAGTTTCTCCTATAACTCTGACTTCTGTTTACCTATTATTCTGAGAAATCTTCGAGATATTCTCAAGAAACAACAATtggaaatcgatatttatcgatttaggCAAAAGTTTGGTATACAAGAACGTGAACTCTCGAGCATACAGTGATCTATCGATAACTGGGTTCATTCGCCTctaaaattaatgaattaaatttcaatatgatgcgaatatatttattcaaatgattCTTCTTTCGAGCTAATAGTAtgcaaataagtttaaaaatttGCTCATTCTAATAGTTTTGCTTATCGAGCGAACTCTGCCTTCTCTGCTAagcaacccccccccccccccccccttacCGTTAATGGTAATGAGTACAGGGTGCAACAAGTCCAAAGTAGGCAAGCAACGGTTGATCGTTTGCTGGGCGAGGGGCGCTTGGCGTGGGGGGCGCGCTGACTCAACCAAAATAGCGTAAACAAAGAGAAACTAAAgacgataacaacaacaacaacaacaacaacagcaaagcacAATGCCAGAACGGAGATAAGAAAACGTCTTAGACAGCGACGCAAAAGTTGCGCTTGTAAATCGAACATAATGCGGGCACAAGTGTGTAGAGTGGGAGGGGGAGGTGTAGGGGGAGCGGCGCTTCCTCTCATGCGCTACTTACATCTTCGGCGGTGACAAAAAAGTTCCAGGGCGTCATGGTGCCAATGCCGAGCAGGTAGAAGACGCAATAGGTGAGGGCGGCGCCTGCACTGGGCGCATTCGTCAGCTGCACCACCTCGTCCCGATCCCGTTCACGTACGAGCAGGCAGCGTTCGTCATTGTCGATGTCGTACTGTGGCGAGAAGGCGGGCACAAAGCCTCGCTGCTCGCTGCCCAGCATCGGTTCGTCCTGCTGCTcctccgcctgctgctgctgctcctcatTCAGCAGCCGTTCCTGATCTGCGTCCCGTTGCATTgcgcttcttcttgttgttgttaatctTTTTCTACTTCATCAGCAGCCGCATCTGTTTCAAATTTCACGCTTCCAAATGATTTTCGCTGAGTCTCGCCTTTCCTCTTGCTATCCTCTTCGCTCccgtctgttgctgttgcactgTCCGACgcataaacaataataattaacgTTCGTGCACAAACAGAAATGTTTTTGGGTTTTGGGTTCTGCTTAgagttgtattttatttttggtatttttggtattttcagCGTTTGACGCGCACAGCCACACTGTGTTAGGTTAGGTATGCAGCACATGTGCGCAAGAGGTATTCCTactttaatttgaaattaagtttttctttttgccgcAATCTGTTTATTAAACAGATCAAGCAAAAgccagattaatatatattaaattttacagctttgcaaaaatgaattaaatcgAATTTACTGCACgtttaatatacatttattttgtttataacagattgtttttgtatatatgttaaaCAATAATAACTCTATATACAGACATGCCGCATCCGATAAACGGCGTGCAGTGTATTACAGGGTCGACTTGCTGTCGTGCGCAACACAATCGCTTGTTTTGCTTTGGCTCTgagagtttttgttttgcttgtgcCTCTCAGTTCGTTCAAAGCGTGCAAACGAGACGGACGTTGTTTTTTCGTGTCGATTTATTGTCGCCAACGCGTCGCCGTCGCTCGGAGTCGGAGCCCCACAGCCAGCAAACATTTGCTACAGATTAAAAGagctaaaaattaaatgaacagaaaaacaataattgaGTGCTTGCTATTTGCTTagttaattgaaaatgcaatcagcaaaaagaaattaaggAAAAAGCAAAACCAGACGAAGAAAGAAGTGAacaggcaaaacaaaaaacggaCGCAGCTTCCTTTCGGAAAaggcctgtgtgtgtgtgtgtgtgtgtttttgtttgttgttattgtgtttgtagctgttgtttcGTATTAGGCAAGCAGCAAAACGTGATatgcaaataacaacaacaacaacgacaagacGGTTTCGCGTGTGTGCCtgacacagcaacaacaacaacaacaacaacagcagcagcagcagccgtcgaGACAATCGAAAATTGCGCGCCAAAAAAGCAGAAGCGAAACAAAAGGATTTataaaacatacacacacaaaaataccAATACAGGCGCAAGCAGCTGAGACCATTcgatacaacaacaacaacagcagcaacaacaacaaagagcaACGAAATCAAAACAGAAGCTGGCAAAGACGCAGTCGACAAAAATTCCAGTTTCATCTGACGAGCGCTTAACTCACCACGGCACAAAAAGGACGCCCAGAAGGCGACGACACTTGAAGCATTTGGCTGTGTGGtgagtttctttttgttttttgctcgTTTGCTAttttcttggtttttttttctcttttaagTGCAGTGtttgatttctttttgaatGTCGGCGCAAACATTTGACGAAAGTGCAAAAGTCAAGGCTCCGCCGTGCCGATTATGTGACCTTTGCCAAGCATCGAGTGTGCACAGTCCTTGACAAGCCTGTCACTGGCTCTGTCTCCCCCCCCACACCCCCTGCCCCTCTGTGCCGTACCACGCACAGTGGTCACGTTTGTGCTAAAAAATGAAGCAGCTCCTTTCGATCCTCATCTTTATTGCTTAAAGTGACTTTCAAATGAAGCAGCAGAACATGAGAAACCAAATGCTGATTAATCTACTGTGACGAAATCGCATGCATATGGATGATACATATATCCGCAACCCCAAGCAAACGGGTTACTTCAGGTAGAAGAATTTATCAGATAacagatttatttttttttctcgttaAGCCtttgagagagggagagactcTTACGAAATCTGCTTAGCTTTTGCATTTACGAATTACGtgaaaactaattaattgtaagcagaaaaaaattcTATTCATGATAAGACAAGGCAAAAAACTAATAGAATAGTCAACACTTTATTGTTTCGTTTactcaaaaatatttcaaatttgttaatttattcaaTTGAATCAAAAACAGCAAATTGGGTTTCGAATTGAGTAAATTGATAGATTTATTGACAGATGAGTTATCCATTCAATCCCAGATTGCAGTCCCGAAGATCAGAGTAGCCAGTTCTTCAATGTAAAGTAAAAAAATGTTGGATTTTATGAGAAAAGTCTGATAAAGAAACTCTTGCTATATTGGACGATAGATTCAAAGCACATTTTGAACATTTCGCTTGTCACAAATGACCTTTGTGACCTCTCGTTGCCTATACAGATTTCtcaaaaatataagaataataaaatatgtgtttcgaataattttataataaatccAAGCCATTTCGATGTACACCTTATCATGTACAAGCCAGGCACAATATAAAAACCTTTACATTTatgactctctctctccctctctctctctctcactctctcgttGAACTCTTTCCACCCTAATAATGTAACTGATAAGAGAACAGAAACACGCAGAAAAAATCCGCTtaaccaataaaaaaaagaaaaggaaattGGCCAAGCAATTATCATTTGGTGGTGATCTAACGACATTTCGGCACACTGTGCCTTGGCATCTGGCTCTTcatcttctgctgctgctgcgtcctGTGTCTgagtgcaagtgtgtgtgtgtgtacgtgtgttgGATGCgcctgtgtttgtgtgccgGTAATCAAACGTCTAGACGGGGAGATGTTGTTGCAGCTTCTTTCGGTTCGCTCAAACCCCGCTTATCGTCCGCCCCTCCCCCCAAAGCATGCACACAGTCACACTCAAACAGACATAACGCAACATGCTTGCACATAATCCCTTTTTATTGCGCTCTCGCCATGGAGGAGTCAAAAGACAAACAACCAAAAACCAAGTACGCAGTAAAAGTtggatagagagagagagagagagggagagagagattgCGAGTGAGTTTGAGTCCTGAAACCCGTTCTGTTCTGAGTGTGAATAATGGGCGTGGGAAACTCCACTCAACTGGCGTCGCCGCGCTCAATCATGATGAAAATAGCGCTCGTAAATTACAAAACCATGGTTTTATTTgtcaaaatttgaaacttatTTGAACAGGCGCCGAGCAAAGGGCAGCAAGTCGACAactggcaacggcaacgacggTGGCAATCGGCCAGTTTCCCCAGTTCTCCAGTTGCCAGGCGAgttgttaattttgttatttcgtatttgcctgttgctgttgtttgtttgctgctgctgttgttgttgttgttgctgttgttgtttcggcTCTTTTTGCTTCGTGCTTGTGATTAGCATGCTAGCCGTGCGCTCATTTCTTCgtgtatgtgtacatgtgtgcgtgtgtgtgcatgtgatagagagagagagagagagagccctTTCGCACTACACTCGATATCAATATGAATTTTCGTCAATGAAATTCTAATTGGATTCTCTTATCGCATCTGAATTGATTTAGTGCTGTATAACGTAGCTACGATTGATGGAGTGTGCGCCGGGTGCAATCAACCCCAACCCCAAGACATTGTGTAATATGTCCGTTTGATCTGCTGTTTGATTGAGTGCGCCCGCACATTCCGATCATCAATTTAATTGGGCATTACACACGCAAATGATGTGCTTGTATTTGTACgtacgtatatgtatgtatgtatgtatgtactttcCTTGAATGCTTCCGTCAATTTATTTATCAGCCTTTGTAGCATAATACACAGGCTTATTGTGCAGACTtgcattgtgtgtgttttatttttatttttttttttgaaatctTTGAACAGTTGTTGCGAGCACTTCTAAAGCGCAATTGCCTTAAATGACGCACATGAGCTCGAGCTTAAGCTCCCGTTGTGCTTTTTCCGCTGCCAAAATGAGCCAAGTGTAGCAACAATAAGTAAATGAGCTAATTCGACGCCATTCCCATGCCCACTCCCACTCAACCCACTGGAAATGTTATTGGAATGGGAATTGGatttgcgaaaaaaaaaaagcgccaAGGCAAGGCCGCGACGGCCACTCAAAACAATGGGCATCAAAAGAATGAGAATGAGCGCGAGCTCAATGAATGAATGAAGTATATAAAGCGAGTACCGTATGCAGCCTGAGTTACTTTTCGGGTGCGTGGTGTTtctgtgttcgtgtgtgtgtgtgtgtgcgctttaTTGTATGtaatcttgttgttgtcgttcgAATGATGTCGATTAGCCGCATATGGGAATTTGTGAATGTGCCGCTGCTGCCTTAAATGGTCATATTTTGATGTGTTATTTCAATTGCGCTTTGAGCTTCGagtgctctctctctctctctgcagtTGACCAAATGTGGCTGGAGATTGCGATTCCGGCTTATGCAATTCATTATGGCCACAATTTGCCGCAgctacaacaaaatgcaattgaatcGTCGTTTGGTAATGAATGCCACACGGCAAGCCCCCACTGCCACCCCTC is a window encoding:
- the Ent1 gene encoding equilibrative nucleoside transporter 2; this encodes MQRDADQERLLNEEQQQQAEEQQDEPMLGSEQRGFVPAFSPQYDIDNDERCLLVRERDRDEVVQLTNAPSAGAALTYCVFYLLGIGTMTPWNFFVTAEDYWKYKFRNTTMNGTHPEEELTPLQKSFTCDLALTATISGTTFLLLNAVYGHYVSLRAKMLGTLCTILVLFGITTGFVEVDTDRWQEQFFLITLIIVVILNISSATMSGALYGVAGLFPSEYMTAVVSGQALGGILTALAFILVLAFDAGPSATAFVFFIMGALLIFFCIVCYSVMARQAYFKYYLAGGDKFKVISALPSHSRNDESGVPLEPILKQVLGKIYMQAVCLALLYATTLSVYPSVTVLMQSENSASHTEWSDVYYLPVVNYLFFNCGDYFGRLIAGWLECPRNQQTTLLWTVVRVLFVPCFLCSNSSEHHFLPTLVQHDYTFMAMIIAFALSNGYLTNILLIMAPRSVDQHEKELAASIMAASLSVGMAVGSLLSLAFVQML